The following coding sequences lie in one Duffyella gerundensis genomic window:
- a CDS encoding hemagglutinin repeat-containing protein: MNKLCYRIIFSRVRGMLMVVPDIARSGYSRVARRRQRAPRSEMQLRLSPLSFSLWLATGVVSLPAQANIVADNNAPGNQQPTVMATANGLPQINIQAPNDQGVSRNQYSQLDVDGRGAILNNSHQNSSTQLGGMVAANPWLSKREASVILNEVNSRNPSQLNGFIEVAGKRAAVVIANPSGITCNGCGFINASRNTLTTGQAMIENGQLKGFDVNGGRINIEGKGLKDSDADYTQIIAQSVAVNAKVHARELNVVTGKNQVSAEGAVSTVKAGDDAGRPAFALDVAAIGGMYAHKITLTGTEKGVGVRNAGELGASAGELHLSVDGRLENSGTLQSQAGLQVASSGDQNNSGKILSQQGITLSSDGTLRNSGLIGAGSDATLTAQDIQSNSESTLAAGVDQNGTLSQPGNLQLTSRGELKAQGKNLARNQLLARGSRVDMAGSQTAAETIALTSTQGDISTAGATVAGTTVRLQAATQLNNDDGKLSAGNLNVTAQDVSNHRGLLRQQNRETLTLNTGSLRNSQGTIVNEGDTRLQAQYIDNRSGLIAGNGHDLTLETGQLDNQSGTVQLAGDGALTLNASQLNGNQGNVLSTGALDLQGDRLDLSQGHTQAQALTLKAGALNHQQGLLSQRGAGEMALSVSGAADNRGGQIESGGDAHLTAGSLDNSGGTLLAANTGDLQLQVEGALNNTQGALLAGQNLQLSGARLDNQQGRIAAIGGEASLATVQDIDNTQGHIEAAQQLTTHSHGLDNHNGIVLGRAIAVDTQQGGLNNASGNLAAQTTLMLSAGRADNTAGLMQSGVDVTIDTHGQALINRDSGKAGILSGGSLTINSGDIANQNGVIAAAAAAVTSGALVNTDGKILSDRMLSLNTGALDNQRGLLQSGESLSLDTHGAGLNNRDSGAHGGIVARGDLQLATGQVEGANGVIQGKNVDIDTHRQTFDQQGGQLSAQGRVQLDSGTLNNRAGLIQSGGDAQLNTHGGTLLNQQSRQSGGVIAGGNLVLHSGDIDNSSGALVSAGDSQLTSGALTNIDGIVAADKVLTLVTGDANNQRGLLQAGEALSLDTQGASLNNSDSGKTGGIIAGGDLLLSTGQISGSNGVILGQNVTLDTHQQAFDHQQGQLGARGDLQLDSGALNNRAGRIESGGDLLLNTHGNQLINRESGTRGGLFSAGTLTLDSGAVDNQYGFMTGHRGAQVTAGGLDNRAGTLTGGTGALNLTSGELQNQGGLLQAGSDLTLDTRGRRPNSSLFRSRIALQQPDVHGADINNQAGVIAAGNQVTLTGGELNNIQGQVAGNGGLTFNGQAVNNNDGKLQSAGDVTIDTAGQTLSNQRGLIAGSGTTRIDSGALDNQLGQIQGGNDLTLHLGQNALQNQHGKLFAANTMTLTAGQLINSGGQVQSVGTGTLLLTQQLDNSGGLIQGGQGLTITTPRLINHDTRQNGTGIEAGALTVETDSLDNAQGALRANARLALTVRQALDNVNGLISSADTLTINDGAQGRSLAINNQQGTLIADKDAEIAAATLSGDGQILSQGNLGITLAGGFYNQAEVKANGNLRLTAGGDVTNDGQIAAQQALFLTAHNVNNQAGGEISAGETHVSVADTLNNRGLIDGGLTHLVAGVLDNVGTGRIFGDHIAIAATVLNNLTENGKAAVIAARERLDVAADTINNRDHALIYSAGDLQFGRQLDARYQATGQGRQLNNDGATIEADRDAVIAFSEVNNTNRHLTTATVTTENAQHHEALLKGHTDRFDWKEVDTSHKNKYGVHSAKMPDGTSGSEFYEYTYQRVVKETQIKSTDPGKILSGGNMTFNADRLNNRDSQIVAGAVLRGQIGELNNEATKGTRVTTDNGKSVRWYSKKKKKKLGGTKTSQGKSSSNYRPAAVTETIDLQALSWQANAAPQGNGYQPGNRQQQGVTAQADRANAVAGQAAATAVVLNAVDGTPLLPAGQRFDSALTLDKLGSIKDRPLLLPAGQQFALTLPATVVAGQTITPVIRAVSPDIRLPDNSLFQLQPASDSRYLIETDPRFVNQKQWLGSDYMQNALTSNDSHTLKRLGDGFYEQRLVRDQLIQLTGGRYLSGYSSDEDQYRGLMNNGVAFGKAYQLELGVALTPAQMALLTSDIVWLVNQTITLPDGTQQTVLVPQVYAKLKEGDLTGDGALLGGGSVALNAQRDITNSGTIRGRDVTQLTAQSLTNSGYISGNAVSLTARQDITNLGGTISGDRQVSLLAGRDITSQSTLRGDGTDRWVDRPAGIYVQTPDGVLTLSALNNITLAASDLSNAGENSTTRIEAGRDLTLGTVITRHSENESWGSDNYRQLSQQTDVGSRITTGGALQLSAGQDIIAHAADVTAGGALTARAGRDISLNAGNSSSDLVEHSKQSSKGMMSASSLETHDELHQRQAISTTLSGDSVQMQAGRDIAVTGSNVAGTQDVALTAGRNLAITTAEESEQESHQREEKKSGLMGTGDIGFTVGQAMQKSSTDASGASSKGSTVGSSDGNVILSAGDQLNVHGSDLIARKDLTLSGSDVTLSAAENSHTALTKTEQKQSGFTLALSGTVGAAINTAVQTAKTADASGDSRMKALQGTKAALSASQAAQAAEMDGVQTDAANARNAAAGLKPGDDGYEKGSTGSIGVSLSYGSQSSKSETRSESRQAQGNTLSAGGDLSITATGAQPGSRGDIRVQGSQLQAGGDMALAAKNDISLLSAQNSERTDSKNSSKGGSVGVGLTAGSGGTGISVSASVNAAKGSENGNGLTHTETTLEAGHGLSLSAGRDTTLQGAQVRGESVTVDTGRNLTLTSEQDSDRYDSKQQSASAGGSFTFGSMTGSASVNLSRDKIHSNWQSVNEQTGIFAGRGGFDVTVGEHTQLNGAVIGSTGAADKNRLETGTLGFSNIENHADYKAEHQSVGMSTGGSIGSQFAGNMANGLLAGMNSSGSASSTTKAAVSEGTLVIRDGANQTQNVADLSRDAAGANPGLDKIFDREKEQRRMETVQQLAEIGSQVADIARTQGEIAATKAATGKMKEISPKQKQVAEAEWRKANPGREPTQADITGQVYQTLYNRAMLDSKMGTGGPVQQGIQAATAAVQGLAGGNMAQALTGAAAPYLAEIIHQQTITYGPDGKEVVNVEANLIAHAVVGAVTSYAAGNPALAGASGAAMGEFIAQQMYPGVKREDLSEEQRQTISALGTLAAGLAGGVAGDSAGSAVAGAQAGKNAVENNALGDGWNNILPSGAIDYGQSVQSYAQYAQDKNLPPEQVQADLARMVKGDLPESANIIKAILENNPGSDTVMAVLTAKEAKDYALALLTSIPAEKALSLVGKAAKVIDNKILISAAEKISTAKPGKQSAVPRDLNEQIVLKQVQENPAAGEKLIGMNNDPRFPASAGFQKMQVVQKNAKGESITVHYQYNFTTGKAYDMKIDTPQRVSSNPADVIENIKGQVK, translated from the coding sequence ATGAATAAGCTTTGTTATCGCATTATCTTTAGCCGCGTGCGCGGCATGCTGATGGTGGTGCCGGATATTGCCCGCAGCGGGTACTCCCGTGTTGCCCGTCGACGCCAGCGCGCCCCGCGTTCAGAAATGCAGCTGCGCCTTTCACCTCTCAGCTTCTCGCTGTGGCTGGCCACCGGTGTAGTCAGCCTGCCGGCGCAGGCAAACATAGTTGCAGACAATAATGCGCCTGGTAATCAACAACCCACCGTCATGGCGACCGCCAACGGCCTGCCGCAGATCAATATTCAGGCCCCAAACGATCAGGGCGTTTCACGCAATCAATATAGCCAACTCGACGTGGATGGCCGCGGAGCTATCCTGAATAACAGCCATCAGAATAGCAGCACTCAGCTGGGCGGCATGGTGGCGGCTAATCCCTGGCTGTCAAAAAGGGAAGCCAGCGTCATTCTCAACGAGGTCAACAGCCGTAACCCCAGCCAGCTGAATGGGTTTATTGAGGTAGCGGGCAAGCGCGCGGCGGTGGTGATCGCTAACCCATCGGGCATTACCTGTAACGGCTGCGGCTTTATTAATGCCAGCCGCAACACGCTGACTACCGGTCAGGCGATGATTGAGAATGGCCAGCTAAAAGGCTTTGACGTTAACGGCGGCCGGATCAATATCGAAGGAAAAGGCCTGAAGGACAGTGACGCCGATTACACCCAAATCATAGCTCAGTCAGTAGCCGTCAACGCGAAAGTCCATGCCCGCGAACTGAATGTGGTGACCGGAAAAAATCAGGTGTCGGCAGAAGGTGCCGTTTCCACGGTCAAGGCCGGAGATGACGCAGGGCGTCCCGCGTTTGCCCTCGACGTGGCGGCGATTGGCGGCATGTATGCCCATAAAATCACCCTGACCGGCACGGAAAAGGGCGTAGGCGTTCGCAATGCCGGAGAGCTGGGCGCCAGCGCCGGTGAGCTGCACCTGAGCGTGGATGGCCGGCTGGAAAACAGCGGCACGCTGCAAAGCCAGGCGGGGCTACAGGTTGCCAGCAGCGGCGATCAGAACAACAGCGGAAAAATTCTCTCACAGCAGGGCATCACACTCTCTTCAGACGGCACGCTGCGCAATAGCGGGCTGATCGGTGCTGGCAGCGATGCCACGCTCACCGCGCAGGACATTCAGAGCAACAGTGAAAGCACGCTTGCGGCGGGCGTGGATCAAAACGGCACGCTGAGCCAGCCAGGTAATTTGCAGCTGACCAGCCGGGGCGAACTGAAAGCACAGGGCAAAAACCTGGCGCGCAATCAGCTGCTGGCTCGAGGAAGTCGGGTGGACATGGCCGGCAGTCAGACGGCCGCGGAGACCATCGCGCTGACCTCTACTCAGGGCGATATCAGCACCGCGGGTGCAACGGTTGCAGGCACCACTGTTCGCCTGCAGGCCGCCACGCAGCTGAATAATGATGATGGCAAACTGTCGGCGGGCAACCTGAACGTTACAGCACAGGACGTCAGTAATCATCGTGGCCTGTTGCGCCAGCAGAACCGTGAAACGCTGACGTTGAACACCGGCTCATTGCGCAACAGTCAGGGCACTATCGTCAATGAGGGCGATACCCGACTGCAGGCGCAGTACATCGACAACCGCAGCGGGCTGATCGCTGGGAACGGTCATGACCTGACGCTGGAGACAGGGCAGCTGGATAACCAGTCAGGCACCGTTCAGCTGGCGGGCGATGGCGCATTAACCCTGAACGCTTCGCAGCTCAATGGCAATCAGGGCAATGTGTTATCGACGGGCGCACTGGATCTGCAAGGCGATCGGCTCGATCTCTCTCAGGGTCACACTCAGGCCCAGGCGCTGACCCTCAAGGCAGGAGCGCTGAATCACCAACAGGGCCTGCTCTCCCAGCGCGGCGCGGGTGAGATGGCGCTTTCGGTCTCTGGCGCGGCGGACAACCGGGGTGGGCAGATAGAAAGCGGTGGTGATGCTCATCTCACCGCGGGTAGCCTGGATAACAGCGGCGGCACGCTGCTGGCCGCCAATACAGGCGATCTGCAACTTCAGGTAGAGGGCGCGCTGAACAATACGCAGGGCGCGCTGTTGGCGGGCCAGAATCTGCAGCTCAGCGGCGCACGCCTTGATAACCAACAGGGGCGGATTGCCGCCATTGGCGGCGAGGCGTCACTGGCGACGGTGCAGGATATTGATAATACCCAGGGTCATATCGAAGCGGCGCAGCAACTGACCACACATAGCCACGGACTGGATAATCACAACGGCATCGTGCTGGGACGCGCGATCGCCGTTGATACGCAGCAAGGCGGGCTGAATAACGCCAGCGGCAACCTGGCGGCACAGACTACTCTGATGCTTTCTGCTGGCAGGGCGGACAACACCGCCGGTCTGATGCAGTCGGGCGTCGATGTGACCATTGATACTCACGGGCAGGCATTGATCAACCGCGACAGCGGTAAAGCGGGCATCCTCAGTGGCGGTTCGCTCACCATCAACAGCGGCGATATAGCTAACCAGAATGGCGTCATCGCCGCAGCGGCAGCGGCTGTCACCAGCGGTGCGCTGGTGAATACCGATGGCAAAATTTTATCGGATCGGATGCTGTCGCTGAACACCGGCGCACTGGATAACCAGCGCGGGCTGCTGCAATCGGGCGAGTCACTGTCGCTGGATACGCACGGCGCAGGCTTGAACAACCGTGACAGCGGCGCGCATGGTGGCATTGTCGCGCGCGGCGATCTGCAACTGGCGACCGGACAGGTCGAGGGCGCTAACGGAGTCATCCAGGGGAAAAACGTTGATATTGATACTCACCGGCAGACATTTGATCAACAGGGTGGTCAGTTAAGCGCGCAGGGGCGCGTCCAGCTCGATAGCGGTACGCTGAATAACCGGGCCGGTTTAATCCAGTCGGGCGGAGATGCACAACTCAATACCCACGGCGGCACGCTGCTTAATCAGCAGAGCCGTCAGTCTGGTGGCGTGATAGCAGGCGGCAACCTGGTTCTGCACAGCGGCGATATCGATAACAGTAGCGGCGCACTGGTTTCAGCGGGCGATAGCCAGCTAACCAGCGGCGCGCTGACCAACATTGATGGCATTGTCGCGGCGGACAAGGTGCTGACGCTGGTTACCGGCGACGCCAACAACCAACGCGGCCTGCTGCAGGCGGGCGAGGCGTTGTCGCTTGATACCCAGGGCGCCAGCCTGAACAACAGCGACAGCGGCAAAACTGGCGGCATCATCGCGGGCGGCGATCTGCTGCTCTCAACCGGCCAAATCAGCGGCAGCAACGGTGTTATCCTCGGGCAGAACGTTACCCTCGATACCCACCAGCAGGCATTTGATCATCAGCAGGGGCAACTGGGGGCGCGGGGAGATTTACAACTCGATAGCGGCGCATTGAACAACCGCGCCGGCAGAATTGAATCGGGTGGCGATCTGTTGCTGAATACGCATGGCAATCAGCTGATCAACCGCGAAAGTGGCACCCGCGGTGGGCTGTTCAGCGCGGGCACGCTAACGCTGGACAGCGGTGCCGTCGATAATCAATACGGTTTTATGACCGGCCATCGTGGCGCACAGGTCACCGCCGGGGGCCTCGACAACCGTGCAGGCACGCTCACCGGCGGCACCGGTGCGCTGAACCTGACGAGCGGCGAACTGCAAAATCAGGGCGGCCTGCTGCAGGCAGGCAGCGATCTCACGCTGGACACCCGCGGACGCAGGCCGAACAGCTCGCTGTTCCGCAGCCGGATTGCCCTGCAACAGCCTGATGTGCACGGCGCAGACATCAATAATCAGGCGGGGGTAATCGCCGCAGGCAATCAGGTAACGCTGACCGGCGGAGAACTCAATAATATTCAGGGGCAGGTGGCCGGCAACGGTGGGTTGACCTTCAACGGTCAGGCGGTGAATAACAACGACGGTAAACTCCAGTCAGCGGGTGATGTGACGATTGATACCGCCGGTCAGACGCTGAGTAACCAGCGTGGCCTGATTGCCGGCTCCGGCACGACTCGCATCGACAGCGGCGCGCTGGATAACCAGCTGGGGCAGATTCAGGGCGGCAATGATCTGACGCTACACCTCGGGCAAAATGCGCTGCAGAATCAGCATGGCAAGCTCTTCGCCGCAAACACAATGACGCTGACAGCGGGCCAGCTGATAAATAGCGGCGGGCAGGTGCAAAGCGTTGGCACAGGCACGTTGCTGTTGACCCAGCAACTCGATAACAGCGGCGGCCTGATTCAGGGCGGTCAGGGGCTGACGATCACCACGCCGCGGTTAATCAACCACGATACGCGACAGAACGGTACAGGCATTGAAGCGGGCGCATTGACCGTGGAAACCGACTCGCTGGATAACGCTCAGGGCGCGCTGCGGGCTAACGCCAGGCTGGCGCTGACCGTTCGACAGGCGCTGGACAACGTCAACGGGCTGATCTCCTCGGCCGATACCCTGACGATTAATGATGGCGCGCAGGGCCGGTCGCTGGCGATCAATAACCAGCAGGGCACGCTGATCGCGGATAAGGACGCTGAGATCGCTGCCGCCACGTTGAGCGGCGACGGTCAGATACTGTCACAGGGCAACCTGGGCATCACACTGGCGGGCGGGTTCTATAATCAGGCCGAGGTCAAAGCCAACGGCAATCTGCGGCTGACGGCGGGCGGCGATGTAACCAATGACGGCCAGATCGCCGCTCAGCAGGCGCTCTTCCTCACTGCTCACAACGTCAATAATCAGGCTGGTGGCGAAATCAGCGCCGGAGAAACCCATGTCAGCGTAGCTGACACCCTGAATAATCGCGGGCTGATTGATGGCGGGCTGACGCATCTGGTGGCGGGCGTGCTGGACAATGTCGGTACCGGGCGCATTTTCGGCGATCACATCGCTATTGCCGCCACGGTGCTGAATAACCTCACTGAAAATGGCAAAGCGGCGGTGATTGCCGCCCGCGAACGGCTGGACGTGGCGGCCGATACGATCAATAACCGCGATCACGCGCTGATCTACAGCGCGGGGGATTTACAGTTTGGCCGCCAGCTGGATGCCCGCTATCAGGCGACCGGTCAGGGACGCCAGTTGAATAACGATGGCGCAACCATTGAGGCGGATCGCGATGCCGTCATCGCTTTTTCAGAAGTGAACAACACCAACCGCCATCTCACAACCGCAACAGTCACCACGGAAAACGCACAGCATCATGAAGCGCTGCTGAAAGGGCATACCGACCGCTTCGACTGGAAAGAGGTCGATACCAGCCATAAAAACAAATATGGCGTACACAGCGCCAAAATGCCGGACGGCACCAGCGGCAGCGAGTTTTACGAATATACCTATCAGCGCGTTGTGAAAGAGACGCAAATCAAATCCACCGATCCGGGCAAGATTCTGTCGGGCGGCAATATGACATTCAACGCCGATCGCCTCAACAACCGGGACAGCCAGATTGTCGCCGGTGCGGTGTTGCGAGGCCAGATAGGCGAGCTGAATAACGAGGCGACCAAAGGCACCCGCGTTACCACCGATAACGGCAAATCAGTGCGCTGGTACTCGAAGAAGAAGAAAAAGAAACTCGGTGGCACCAAAACGTCGCAGGGCAAGAGCAGCAGCAACTATCGTCCGGCTGCCGTCACGGAAACCATCGACCTGCAAGCCCTGAGCTGGCAGGCTAACGCCGCGCCGCAGGGGAACGGCTATCAGCCCGGCAACCGGCAGCAGCAGGGTGTGACCGCGCAGGCAGATCGGGCCAACGCGGTGGCGGGACAGGCCGCCGCTACTGCCGTGGTACTGAACGCGGTCGACGGCACGCCGCTGTTGCCCGCGGGTCAGCGCTTCGACAGCGCGTTAACGCTCGATAAGTTAGGTAGCATAAAAGACCGTCCGCTACTGTTGCCAGCCGGACAACAGTTCGCGCTGACGTTACCTGCCACGGTGGTTGCCGGGCAGACCATTACGCCGGTGATCCGCGCCGTGTCGCCGGATATCCGCCTGCCGGACAACAGCCTGTTTCAGCTGCAACCGGCCAGTGACAGCCGCTATCTGATAGAAACCGATCCGCGCTTTGTGAACCAGAAGCAGTGGCTTGGCAGCGACTATATGCAGAATGCGCTGACCTCGAATGACAGCCACACCCTGAAGCGTCTGGGCGATGGTTTTTATGAGCAGCGCTTGGTGCGCGATCAGCTGATCCAGCTGACCGGCGGTCGTTATCTCAGCGGCTATAGCAGCGACGAGGATCAGTATCGCGGGCTGATGAATAATGGGGTAGCCTTTGGCAAAGCGTATCAGCTTGAGTTGGGGGTGGCCCTGACGCCCGCGCAGATGGCGCTGCTGACTAGCGACATTGTCTGGTTAGTGAATCAAACGATTACGCTGCCAGACGGCACGCAGCAGACGGTACTGGTGCCTCAGGTTTATGCAAAATTAAAGGAAGGTGATTTAACCGGCGACGGCGCGTTGCTCGGTGGCGGTAGCGTGGCGCTCAATGCGCAAAGAGATATCACCAACAGCGGCACGATTCGTGGACGTGACGTCACGCAACTGACGGCGCAGTCGCTGACCAACAGCGGCTACATCAGTGGCAATGCGGTCAGCCTGACTGCCCGCCAGGATATTACCAACCTCGGCGGCACGATCAGCGGCGATCGCCAGGTCTCTCTGCTCGCCGGACGCGACATTACCAGCCAGTCCACGCTGCGCGGCGACGGCACCGACCGCTGGGTCGATCGCCCTGCAGGTATTTACGTGCAGACACCAGACGGTGTGCTGACGCTCAGCGCGCTTAACAACATCACCTTAGCCGCCAGCGATCTCAGCAACGCCGGAGAGAACAGCACCACCCGCATTGAAGCGGGCAGGGATCTGACACTTGGCACGGTTATCACCCGGCACAGCGAAAATGAGAGCTGGGGAAGCGACAACTATCGCCAGCTGTCACAGCAGACCGATGTCGGCTCGCGCATCACGACCGGCGGTGCGCTGCAGCTCAGCGCCGGGCAGGACATCATTGCCCATGCGGCCGACGTCACGGCGGGTGGTGCACTGACCGCTCGTGCCGGACGGGATATCAGCCTGAACGCGGGCAACAGCAGCAGCGATCTGGTTGAACACAGCAAGCAGAGCAGCAAAGGAATGATGTCGGCCAGCAGCCTCGAAACGCACGATGAGCTGCATCAACGGCAGGCAATCAGCACCACTCTGAGCGGTGACAGCGTCCAGATGCAGGCGGGCCGTGATATCGCGGTGACCGGCAGCAACGTTGCGGGCACGCAGGATGTTGCGCTGACCGCCGGCCGTAACCTTGCCATCACCACCGCGGAGGAAAGCGAGCAGGAAAGCCATCAGCGTGAAGAGAAAAAGTCGGGCCTGATGGGCACCGGCGACATTGGCTTTACCGTTGGCCAGGCGATGCAAAAAAGCAGCACCGATGCCAGCGGGGCGAGCAGCAAGGGCAGCACCGTCGGCAGCAGCGACGGCAACGTTATCCTTAGCGCGGGCGACCAGCTGAACGTCCACGGCAGCGATCTGATTGCCCGGAAAGACCTGACGCTGAGCGGCAGCGACGTGACCCTCAGCGCGGCAGAGAACAGCCATACCGCACTCACCAAAACCGAGCAGAAGCAGAGCGGCTTTACGCTGGCGCTCTCCGGCACCGTGGGCGCAGCCATTAACACGGCGGTTCAGACCGCGAAGACGGCAGATGCGTCCGGCGACAGCCGCATGAAAGCGCTGCAGGGCACCAAAGCGGCGCTGAGTGCGTCCCAGGCCGCTCAGGCCGCGGAGATGGACGGCGTACAGACCGACGCAGCCAACGCCAGGAACGCCGCGGCCGGACTGAAGCCGGGTGACGACGGCTATGAGAAAGGCTCAACCGGCTCCATCGGCGTCAGCCTTTCTTACGGCAGTCAGTCCTCCAAAAGCGAGACGCGCAGCGAAAGCCGCCAGGCGCAGGGCAACACGTTGAGCGCGGGCGGTGATCTGAGCATCACCGCCACCGGTGCGCAGCCGGGCAGCCGCGGCGACATCCGCGTGCAGGGCAGCCAGCTGCAGGCAGGCGGTGACATGGCACTGGCGGCAAAAAATGATATCAGCCTGCTGTCCGCACAGAATAGCGAGCGCACCGACAGCAAAAACAGCAGCAAAGGCGGCAGCGTCGGCGTCGGCCTGACGGCTGGCTCGGGCGGCACCGGCATCAGCGTGTCGGCCAGCGTCAACGCCGCCAAAGGCAGCGAAAACGGCAACGGCCTGACCCATACTGAAACCACCCTTGAGGCGGGGCATGGGCTGAGCCTGAGCGCCGGACGCGACACCACGCTGCAGGGCGCGCAGGTCCGGGGCGAGAGCGTAACGGTCGATACCGGCCGCAACCTGACCCTGACCTCCGAGCAGGACAGCGACCGCTACGACAGCAAACAGCAGAGCGCCAGCGCCGGCGGCAGCTTTACCTTCGGCTCCATGACCGGTTCAGCAAGCGTCAACCTGAGCCGCGACAAGATCCACAGCAACTGGCAGAGCGTGAATGAACAGACCGGCATCTTCGCGGGCAGGGGCGGGTTTGACGTCACTGTGGGCGAACACACGCAGCTCAACGGCGCAGTGATCGGCTCCACGGGCGCGGCGGATAAAAACCGACTTGAGACCGGCACGCTGGGCTTCAGCAACATTGAGAACCACGCGGATTACAAGGCAGAACACCAGAGCGTGGGCATGAGCACCGGCGGTAGCATCGGCAGCCAGTTCGCCGGCAACATGGCCAACGGGCTGCTGGCGGGGATGAACAGCAGCGGCAGCGCATCGTCCACCACGAAGGCGGCGGTCAGTGAAGGTACCCTTGTTATCCGCGACGGGGCGAACCAGACGCAAAACGTGGCGGACCTGAGCCGCGACGCGGCAGGTGCGAATCCGGGGCTGGATAAAATCTTCGACAGGGAGAAAGAGCAGCGGCGAATGGAAACGGTGCAGCAGCTGGCGGAAATCGGCTCGCAGGTGGCGGATATTGCCCGGACGCAGGGGGAGATTGCGGCGACGAAAGCCGCCACGGGTAAGATGAAGGAGATCTCGCCGAAGCAGAAGCAGGTCGCAGAGGCCGAGTGGCGCAAGGCGAATCCGGGCAGGGAGCCAACGCAGGCCGACATCACCGGTCAGGTTTATCAGACGCTGTACAATCGGGCGATGCTGGACAGCAAAATGGGCACCGGCGGCCCGGTTCAGCAGGGCATTCAGGCGGCGACGGCGGCGGTGCAGGGGCTGGCGGGGGGCAACATGGCCCAGGCGCTGACCGGCGCGGCGGCACCGTACCTGGCAGAAATCATCCATCAGCAGACCATAACCTACGGCCCGGACGGCAAAGAGGTGGTCAACGTTGAGGCTAACCTGATCGCGCACGCGGTGGTGGGCGCGGTGACGTCATACGCGGCGGGCAACCCCGCGCTGGCCGGTGCATCCGGCGCGGCGATGGGCGAGTTCATTGCGCAGCAGATGTATCCGGGAGTTAAGCGCGAAGACCTGAGCGAAGAGCAGCGGCAGACCATCAGCGCACTGGGCACGCTGGCAGCGGGCCTTGCGGGCGGCGTGGCCGGAGACAGCGCGGGCAGCGCGGTGGCGGGCGCGCAGGCAGGGAAAAATGCGGTTGAGAATAATGCGCTGGGCGATGGGTGGAACAATATACTGCCATCAGGCGCAATAGACTATGGCCAGTCGGTGCAGTCTTACGCGCAATATGCACAGGATAAAAACCTGCCGCCAGAACAGGTACAGGCCGATCTGGCGCGGATGGTGAAAGGCGATCTGCCGGAAAGTGCCAACATTATTAAAGCGATCCTGGAAAATAACCCCGGTTCAGATACGGTAATGGCGGTACTGACAGCGAAAGAAGCGAAGGATTATGCGCTTGCGTTGCTGACTTCTATTCCGGCAGAAAAAGCGCTTTCACTTGTCGGAAAAGCTGCGAAGGTTATTGATAACAAAATTCTGATTAGTGCGGCAGAGAAAATATCGACGGCCAAGCCGGGTAAACAATCAGCAGTACCAAGGGATTTGAATGAACAAATAGTTTTGAAGCAGGTGCAGGAAAATCCGGCAGCAGGTGAAAAGCTGATTGGTATGAATAATGACCCTCGTTTTCCTGCAAGTGCAGGATTTCAAAAAATGCAGGTAGTCCAGAAAAATGCTAAGGGAGAATCAATCACCGTTCATTATCAGTATAACTTTACTACTGGCAAAGCCTATGATATGAAAATTGATACTCCCCAAAGGGTTAGCTCTAACCCGGCAGATGTGATCGAGAATATTAAAGGGCAGGTTAAATGA